A genomic stretch from Dyella sp. M7H15-1 includes:
- a CDS encoding Wzt carbohydrate-binding domain-containing protein has product MSDTILGRRLKDALVQFSHLDVVSGHFLLQHGDSLPQDRCCMTVLRNPIDRFLSEYFYHKSDGAERLLDSRRHVLSLDTYLEQLSLNEQEAMAIQIGMLYSLGTSSRTILSLEEKFTAAIKAIDSFELIGVQEELEDFACMLDARFGWEHVPLKLKNVTSQRIKTESLSPQHTQKLRAFFAHELELYEYAKSRFQASRREFIKRSIAGGLDKNTEIVASSPMPCEESICDQHTTEFGDKRCSIEEVCITGENSGASMVMIGEYFDISLKIKAANAIDTLNVSIAIKDERGLLIFSTNSMLLGHIYSLSRGEYVVHFKIFNRMPRGSYYIDTTLMAGENQYIGCFHSCENIASFTVYDSAVMHFEGHIFMDADVSLASTGDSIYEHKPYVAAAHQVRSFGRNNKKLHQFKSSVLPAARIENFFPGMDMCIPMRLENTGDETWAAYGRQPVALTYRWLAKDGEIVVADGLRTRLPADVLPGMAVIVPMQINVPAEPQSLQLMVSLVQEAVAWFVDRNPDAAYIMPVELV; this is encoded by the coding sequence GTGTCGGATACCATTTTAGGCCGTCGCCTGAAAGACGCGCTGGTGCAATTTAGCCACCTTGACGTCGTTAGTGGCCACTTCTTATTGCAGCATGGAGATAGTCTTCCTCAAGACAGGTGCTGCATGACTGTTCTACGTAACCCCATTGACCGCTTTTTATCAGAATATTTCTACCACAAAAGCGATGGTGCTGAACGTCTGCTTGATTCACGGCGGCATGTTTTAAGTCTTGATACCTATTTAGAGCAACTCTCGCTCAACGAGCAGGAGGCCATGGCGATACAGATTGGAATGCTCTACTCGCTAGGGACATCTTCACGAACCATCCTTTCGCTGGAAGAGAAGTTTACGGCAGCGATCAAGGCCATCGATTCCTTCGAACTGATTGGGGTACAGGAAGAGTTGGAGGACTTTGCATGCATGCTGGATGCTAGATTTGGTTGGGAACACGTCCCACTAAAACTGAAAAATGTTACGTCGCAGAGAATTAAAACCGAATCGCTGTCGCCGCAACATACGCAGAAGCTTCGCGCGTTCTTTGCGCATGAACTTGAGCTCTATGAGTACGCAAAATCTCGCTTTCAAGCATCCCGAAGGGAATTTATCAAACGGTCAATAGCGGGGGGGCTTGATAAAAACACGGAAATCGTCGCTTCCAGTCCTATGCCATGTGAAGAATCTATCTGCGATCAACACACGACAGAGTTTGGCGATAAGCGCTGCTCGATTGAGGAAGTGTGCATCACCGGAGAGAATTCCGGGGCTTCCATGGTCATGATCGGAGAATATTTTGATATCTCTCTCAAAATTAAGGCGGCTAATGCCATCGATACGCTAAATGTCAGCATTGCCATTAAGGACGAACGTGGCCTGCTTATATTTAGTACCAATTCAATGCTGCTTGGACACATCTACTCACTTAGTCGGGGTGAATATGTTGTGCACTTCAAGATATTTAATCGGATGCCAAGAGGTAGTTATTATATAGATACTACCTTGATGGCAGGAGAAAACCAATATATAGGTTGTTTTCATTCGTGCGAAAACATTGCATCCTTCACCGTATACGATAGTGCCGTTATGCACTTCGAGGGGCATATATTCATGGACGCCGATGTTTCTTTGGCGTCTACGGGTGATTCTATATATGAACACAAGCCCTATGTGGCGGCAGCTCACCAAGTAAGGTCATTTGGACGTAACAATAAAAAATTACACCAATTCAAGTCCAGTGTCCTTCCCGCGGCGCGCATAGAAAATTTCTTTCCTGGCATGGATATGTGCATACCCATGCGTCTTGAAAATACCGGCGATGAGACATGGGCGGCCTACGGACGACAACCTGTGGCACTCACTTATCGCTGGTTAGCAAAGGATGGAGAGATTGTGGTTGCAGATGGCCTGCGCACACGTCTTCCAGCCGATGTTCTTCCTGGCATGGCCGTTATCGTTCCGATGCAAATCAACGTGCCTGCTGAACCACAGTCATTACAGTTGATGGTTTCATTGGTTCAAGAGGCGGTTGCCTGGTTTGTCGATAGGAATCCAGATGCGGCGTATATCATGCCTGTAGAGCTTGTCTGA
- the ssb gene encoding single-stranded DNA-binding protein: MARGINKVILVGNLGADPEVRYTGSGTAITNLRIATSEQWTDKQTGQKQDRTEWHRVVLFGKLGEIAGEYLKKGRQVYIEGSLRTNKYTDKDGIERYTTDIIGNEMQMLGGGGGEGGGGYPQRSQGADAPRRGGDDFGGGGGNYGNAPQRQPAPTQDGGPVLNNNFDDDDIPF, translated from the coding sequence ATGGCACGCGGTATCAATAAAGTCATCCTGGTCGGCAACCTCGGCGCCGATCCCGAAGTCCGTTACACCGGCAGCGGCACAGCGATCACCAACCTGCGCATCGCCACCTCGGAGCAGTGGACCGACAAGCAGACCGGCCAGAAGCAGGACCGCACCGAATGGCATCGTGTGGTGCTGTTCGGCAAACTCGGCGAGATCGCCGGCGAATATCTCAAGAAAGGCCGTCAGGTCTATATCGAAGGCTCGCTGCGCACCAACAAGTACACCGACAAAGACGGCATCGAGCGTTACACCACCGACATCATCGGCAATGAGATGCAGATGCTTGGCGGTGGCGGCGGTGAAGGCGGTGGTGGTTACCCGCAGCGTTCGCAAGGTGCTGATGCGCCGCGCCGTGGTGGTGACGATTTTGGTGGTGGCGGTGGCAATTACGGCAATGCGCCGCAACGGCAGCCTGCACCCACACAGGACGGTGGTCCTGTGCTCAACAACAACTTCGATGACGACGATATTCCGTTCTGA
- the glpK gene encoding glycerol kinase GlpK, with the protein MDKSYILAIDQGTTSSRAILFDRAGSIVGIAQREFGQIFPQPGWVEHKPREIMTSVLTTITEVMNNAQVDAHVIAAIGITNQRETTVVWDKATGQPVYNAIVWQSRQTRDICDELIAAGHDKMVRAKTGLLIDAYFSGTKVKWILDHVEGARERARRGELLFGTIDSWVIWNLTGGKAHVTDYTNASRTLMYNIHEQRWDDELLVMLDVPKAMLPEVRSCSEIYGKTLGQHFFGLEVPIAGVAGDQQAALFGQACFEPGMAKNTYGTGCFMLMHTGEKAVTSRNGLLTTIAWGLDGKVEYALEGSIFVAGSVIQWLRDGLRMLGKSSDSQEYAERAGTHEGVYMVPAFVGLGAPYWRSDVRGAVFGLTRGTTKEHFIRAAVESMAYQTRDVLAAMESDAGLKLKELRADGGAIANEFLGQFQSDILNVPVLRPKVAETTALGAAYLAGLATGFWSSREDIARHWAVDHRFEPAMPEAKREALYAGWKQAVEATMAFKI; encoded by the coding sequence ATGGACAAGTCTTACATCCTGGCGATCGACCAAGGCACGACAAGCTCACGCGCCATCCTGTTCGATCGTGCAGGAAGCATTGTCGGCATTGCGCAGCGCGAATTCGGGCAGATCTTTCCGCAGCCAGGCTGGGTCGAACACAAACCGCGCGAGATCATGACCAGCGTGCTGACCACCATTACCGAGGTGATGAACAATGCGCAGGTCGATGCGCATGTCATCGCTGCCATCGGCATCACCAACCAGCGTGAAACCACGGTGGTGTGGGACAAGGCAACCGGGCAGCCCGTCTACAACGCCATCGTGTGGCAGTCGCGCCAGACGCGTGACATCTGCGATGAGCTGATTGCCGCCGGTCACGACAAGATGGTGCGTGCAAAGACCGGCTTGCTGATCGACGCCTATTTCTCCGGCACCAAGGTGAAGTGGATCCTCGACCACGTTGAAGGTGCGCGCGAGCGGGCCAGGCGCGGCGAGCTGTTGTTCGGCACCATCGATAGCTGGGTGATCTGGAACCTCACCGGTGGCAAGGCACACGTTACCGACTACACCAATGCTTCGCGCACGCTCATGTACAACATCCATGAGCAACGTTGGGATGACGAATTGCTGGTCATGCTCGACGTACCGAAAGCCATGCTGCCCGAAGTGCGTTCCTGCAGTGAAATCTATGGCAAAACCCTGGGTCAGCACTTCTTCGGCCTGGAAGTGCCGATCGCCGGTGTTGCTGGCGATCAACAAGCCGCCTTATTCGGCCAGGCCTGTTTCGAACCGGGTATGGCCAAGAACACCTACGGTACCGGCTGCTTCATGCTGATGCATACCGGTGAGAAGGCGGTTACTTCCCGCAACGGTTTGCTTACCACCATCGCTTGGGGGCTGGATGGCAAGGTGGAATATGCCTTGGAAGGCAGCATCTTCGTGGCTGGCTCGGTGATTCAGTGGCTGCGCGATGGCTTGCGCATGCTCGGCAAGTCCAGCGATTCGCAGGAATACGCCGAACGCGCAGGCACCCATGAAGGCGTCTACATGGTGCCTGCGTTTGTCGGCCTCGGCGCACCGTATTGGCGCAGCGATGTGCGTGGCGCCGTGTTCGGCCTCACGCGCGGCACCACCAAGGAGCACTTCATCCGTGCCGCCGTCGAATCGATGGCCTATCAGACACGTGATGTGCTGGCAGCGATGGAAAGCGATGCTGGACTGAAATTGAAAGAACTGCGTGCGGATGGCGGCGCCATTGCCAATGAATTCCTGGGCCAATTCCAGAGCGACATCCTCAACGTGCCGGTGCTACGGCCGAAAGTGGCCGAAACCACTGCGTTGGGCGCGGCGTATCTGGCGGGCCTTGCTACCGGATTCTGGTCCAGTCGCGAAGACATCGCGCGGCATTGGGCAGTCGATCATCGCTTCGAGCCGGCGATGCCGGAGGCAAAGCGCGAAGCGCTTTACGCGGGTTGGAAGCAGGCCGTGGAAGCCACGATGGCTTTCAAGATTTGA
- a CDS encoding MIP/aquaporin family protein codes for MSRQGIGELISEAIAVFIIIAFGDSVACMYVLYDPSPYANAYWGVCIAWGLAVTIAIYVTGSVSGTHANPAVTLALATFRGFPWKKVIPYSIAQVVGGFIGATVVYLLFSPVIDHYNQVHQLTREAGGAAGVFFTHPGLAITPMHALFDQIVLTAFLLFGIFAITEQYNEMAPGANSGALIIGLLVATIGASMGYLEAWAINPARDFGPRLFAYFAGWGSSALPAPDNYWWIPIAGPLIGGVIGGAAYQWLIYPFLPARQRVLLPQAGNASKQVVADPTH; via the coding sequence ATGAGCCGCCAGGGAATCGGCGAGCTGATTTCTGAAGCAATCGCCGTCTTCATCATCATCGCTTTCGGTGACTCGGTCGCCTGCATGTACGTGCTCTACGACCCAAGCCCGTATGCAAATGCCTATTGGGGAGTTTGCATCGCTTGGGGTCTGGCAGTGACGATTGCGATCTACGTGACGGGCTCCGTTTCTGGCACGCACGCTAATCCCGCGGTGACATTGGCACTAGCGACATTCCGCGGATTCCCATGGAAAAAGGTGATTCCCTACAGCATTGCGCAAGTGGTTGGCGGATTTATCGGCGCGACCGTGGTGTATCTGCTGTTCTCGCCAGTCATCGATCACTACAACCAAGTGCACCAGCTAACGCGTGAAGCAGGTGGTGCCGCGGGCGTGTTCTTCACGCATCCAGGCTTGGCCATTACACCCATGCATGCGCTGTTCGACCAGATCGTGCTGACGGCTTTCCTGCTGTTCGGCATTTTTGCGATTACCGAGCAATACAATGAAATGGCGCCGGGTGCGAACTCCGGTGCGCTCATCATCGGCTTGCTGGTGGCCACTATTGGCGCCTCGATGGGTTACCTCGAAGCGTGGGCGATCAATCCGGCGCGCGACTTCGGCCCGCGCCTGTTCGCGTATTTCGCCGGTTGGGGTTCCTCCGCTTTGCCGGCGCCGGACAACTACTGGTGGATTCCCATCGCCGGTCCGTTGATCGGCGGTGTCATCGGCGGCGCGGCCTATCAATGGCTGATCTATCCCTTTCTGCCCGCGCGCCAGCGCGTTCTGCTGCCGCAAGCAGGCAATGCAAGCAAGCAGGTCGTGGCCGATCCCACCCATTGA